One window of the Eucalyptus grandis isolate ANBG69807.140 chromosome 8, ASM1654582v1, whole genome shotgun sequence genome contains the following:
- the LOC120286846 gene encoding disease resistance protein RGA2-like yields MAETVLFSLATDILKGLAIEMVKPGSSFAFREIQSLCGAKDELQSLKDTVETIQSVLLDAEKQQWHNDQVRTWLKRLKAVFYEVQDLLDDVATEDLRRNVTSGNKMSKEV; encoded by the exons ATGGCAGAAACAGTGCTCTTTAGCCTCGCCACTGACATACTGAAAGGCCTTGCCATCGAAATGGTGAAACCTGGGAGTTCCTTCGCTTTTCGAGAGATTCAGTCGCTCTGCGGTGCCAAGGACGAGCTCCAAAGTCTTAAGGACACCGTAGAGACCATTCAATCTGTGCTTTTGGATGCCGAGAAGCAGCAATGGCACAATGACCAGGTCAGGACCTGGCTCAAGAGGCTCAAAGCTGTGTTTTATGAGGTACAGGACTTGCTCGATGATGTTGCAACTGAAGATCTGAGGAGAAACGTCACTTCCGGCAACAAGATGTCGAAAGAG GTTTAA